The Glycine soja cultivar W05 chromosome 19, ASM419377v2, whole genome shotgun sequence genomic sequence ataactttttttttctatgaaatTGACTTTggaatttttaatttgtcaacctcttatttttatttaatatatcattttaatatttattttttaaataaattttaatattaatattaattacaatcatgctaataaatattatttttaattattcatattttttctgATGAAATATCGTTcagaaaaaatatcaatagttaaaaataatctttatttCAAGGACGATGCTTACGTAGGTACTGtcttaaaaagataactttcaaGGACGGTGTTTAAGTAAGTATCGTCTTATATGACAAGCTTTCAAGGAGGACGATGCTTAATTAAGCACCATCTTAGATGACAAGCTTTCAAGGACGGTGGTTAAGTTACATAAGCAGCATCTTAGAAAGCAAGCTTTTAAGAATGGTGTTTAAGTAACTACCGTCttagaaaagtaatttttaaggaCGGTGCCTACGTAAGTAACATCTTAGAAAGGTAGCTTTCAAGGACGGTGTCTACGTAAACATCATCTTAGGAAGCTAGCTTTCAAGGATGGTGTTTAAGGACGCAACATCATTGAAAGCtacctttctaagacggtgtCTATGTCAACACCGTCTTAAAAAATTGTCTGTTTTCTATGATGGCCAACAACCGTAAtgacaaaattatataaataattaagaaaattaccatgaatatatatatttggtttaaTTAAATCGTTAAAtcttatatgaatttttattttatacaataccttaattaatttattagttttttagaaatattttttataattacaataatcaattatcatatgatcataataataaataaaatatttgatttattaattatgatatatttaaaaCGTAATTAACCACaagtgtaaaatataaaaacatgtaTGTAAtccacaataaatatatttaattaacaagGTATGCaattatattgtaattaaattgtttcatttaattttattatctcAAATCAAGcgtatagataaaaaaataaacaaaattaacttaatttaaaagaaagttACTAACATATTTACTAcatacatttattaaaatttaaactaaataaataataatatattaaaaattcaaataatatataaattatttttataaattttaaaacgtGAATTTTGTACACAGAAAACTAAGCCAGTTAGAAATGaaaagtaagtttttttttttataaaaagaaaagaaaaaaaaaactgcgtTTTAGAAAATTAGAAAACCTATTTCcccaaagaaaatagaaaacccACCGAACCCTTACCAGCGGATCGTCGTGCTGAGTGCGAAGCGAAGGCATTATGGGGTTGACGAATTTCGTGCTGACAGTGGCGGGTGTAAGCGCCGTCGTTCTTCTCCTTAGGAGTGACGTGAAGCAATCTGCCTCCATCTTCCGGCGCAACGTCAAGCACATTCGCAACTGGCTCGAAGAAGAAAGCGCCGCTTCATCCAAGTGAGTTCCCCCTTTAATAACTAATTATCTATCTCTCTCAGTTTTTGTGTAAAAGTTTGAGTTTTTGAGTTCTGGGTTATTTAGCTTTTTCTTGTTCGCGGCTTGATTCGTTTTTAGTTATTGTTTTTCTCGAGTTTTGTACATGGGAGAATGGGAAGGTGGGCTTTGGAGGAGTGAAACCATTGATTAAATGATCTAAGGGGCTTGGGTTTTGGAAAATGGGAGCATATGGGTTAGTATTGGTGAGGTTAGGACGAGGAGGGAGAGCGGGGAACTGATGGCAAGTGGGAACACCCATTTGTTCTCTgcaaatgttgatgatgatttAGATGGTGATGATGCGTCGGGTGCTTGTAATTGCAATAGATTTTCAATTTTAGTGGGAACACCCATTTGTTCTCTGCAAATGTAGATTTCATTTTCCGGTTGCGATGTGTGTGAGAATCCGAGAGAAAGAAGCCCCTTGGattgtgattctttttctttgttcatAGGCCTCTGAAATTGGATTGAGGCAAGTATAGAAAGTTACTATTAACCCCAATAGTGTACTAGCTAAGTGGACACCACATGTGCTGCATACTTAGCGAATTGATGCACTGTGTACCCATATTTGTACCACTCATCAGAGAGAAATGTGAACCTGGTAATACTATGGAAGGGACTTGTTTTTTCCCACTAAATTTCTGTTAATATGCATGCGATTAGAGCTTGTAACTAGTGTGCATATTATGTACCGTGTAGCACTAGAAGGTTTGTATTGTTGGATAGATTAATGTAGCTGATGTTGGGCTGAAGATAGCTGACTttgttccttttcttcttcttatcttcCCTCTCTCTAACTTATGAGGGATTAATGTTTGTACTCGACCAATTCTTCCCAATTGCCTTTTCATCTAAGGGATGCAGGATGCTTTAGTCTTGTTATTGGTATGCTGCCAAAAGTTGTTTTGAGTGATATGCATAAATTTTTATGTTGGTATGAGTCACTCTGACTGTAGGAATGTGCTTAATCATCCATCCGTAATTTAGAGTTATTTCAAGTTCTTACTAATTTCAAGATAGTAAGATGTGAGattttgtgtacttttattgTTCTATTGATAAATCATGATGAAATATAagaaaagaagatgatgaaagtAATGAAAGCTCCTCTGTTTCTCTTGAAATGTTATCTAGCCAAGTTGGTGATGGTTATTTTAACTTTTCAGTATGTTTCTGGAATGGTCTccccttttatttattgtaatttacaAAGGGAATATTATTAGTTTAAGTAAGGTGTTCTCATCATTAACTGATAGAGATTTATCAATTGGTAGAATCCATGATGTGATGAGAAGGGTCCAGATCCTCTCCAGCTTAAATTTGTCTCCAGCTCTCTCCAGCaaaaacaggggctgttagatTAACCTAAAGGCTgagattaaaagaaaacaaaacacacCCCACAGTAGACCTAATTGATACTAATCAATGGACACTATCTATCCATGTGTCAAcatctaataatttataatacaaatgtCAACTCCAACTTATATAATCTTTTAACCACTTTAATTTTAGGATATATGGATATATTTGGGCCTCTTAAAGCCCATCCTAACAGCTGCATCTCTGGCGGGGAAGGTGCtgcagttttttttattgtgggaatgctttttttttggtggggTCTTTCTCTGCCCTCATTTTGTTGGCTTTGTTGAAGGATGAAACTAGGAATGGCAAAATGGgagatgaagaaaaaatttagGTGCTTAATAATAAGGACATGGTTAGTGCAGATAGGAACAGGAACACCCAGACTGTGAGTGATTATAGATGCAGCGATTAGGGGAGGATATTCTTCATTCTCTCAAGAGTTTGTGGTTGAGTAAATTTTCTAGGTTCAGCAGAAAATTTCCCGGGCTTTAAGATCCTTAAAGCTTAGTTCTTAAAGACTTAACTTAAAGATAATTGCATTAGTTGCTATTTTTCTCTGCTGTGTGTCTTTTAGTTTGCTTATGGGACTTGAATATACAAAATCTAATTGTATGTGCTGTTGCCTTCTTTAGTGTAAATGCTTTCTGTATGCAACATGTTGCACAGATTTGAGGGAGGTTTTGGAGCTTGATTTATTTGTGTAcactgtttatttattttcttatgaaaaaaattacaaattttatgtGAATTTTCCCATTTGACCTCTACTGGACTGGTGTTGATTTGTTTGAGAAATAACTTTTCCTAATAGATTATGGAATTTCGAAGAGGATCTAGAATCCTTGAGTTGATTGCAGTGAACACATGTTGACTTATTGTTTTAAAGGCtctattttgtataaatttggGAAGATTAAAGTTGAATAACCTAAAATGGAAAACAAAGACTTAGCACATGCTTTTTAGGGAGTAAGGAATTAAATCTTATTCAAAGAACCCCATAGCATGTCACCCATATTAGAACTaaaggatacccaaacatttgaaaagtaaaattatttaaattaaagaattataGATATGTAATTTGAAAGTAGCAATGGTAGTTAAACCTGTCATGCGTGACCTTGGAGGAAGAAATATAAGTGAGAGTTACTGAAGATATAAGTTAGTAATTCAAATATAGGGTGGCTAGTTTGGTGTGTGTGCGCAGAATGCAGATGGGAGCTGTAATCCTATCATGAGCAAGTGGGTGTGTGAAACAGTATGGTTGAGATTGAAATACTGAAGGACAATAGTTCCCTTAGGCAATATCTGTTTCTTTTAAAAACCCAAATACCATGGAATAGGCTAAAGTAAGAAAACAGAATAGCCATGACCGTCGTAAGTTTCCATATCCTATTATTTTAAGATGTagaagaaatttcaaataagtaaaaatagaatttgTTATAATAGATCCCAAACTACCATAacttatacacacacacatgcaTTAGAATGTGATGcttaaatattaatgaaagaACGTGTTTGGGATGATTCCCATATAATCCGAGAGGCATGTGTTTGCTTGAATGAGTTATTGATTTTGGTATATGTGGATACTTACATTGCCATGTTTGACAActtacttttgatgaattgtAAAATGTCAAGAGGTGTTTGATGAGTAATGGAATGAGAATAGGGTTGAGTTGTGCATTGCCAGAATTGAGAAGGGCAGTCTTTTTGGTCCTTGGAGATGTAGTCCACAGTCACATGATTATTTATGTGCATTTTGATTATATACTGGTGTGATTTGGGCTAAGGGTCACTATCTGTGTTAGAATCTCTCTAGTGGACTCAGGCCCAATATCCTAACGCACTGTATGGAGGGTTTATTCGAGAAGAAATACAAAGGAAAAAGGGGACAACTAATGAGGTGGCAGAGAGAGAGaatgggggggggttgtttgtgaGTGGAAATTCTGTTATAAGGGGGACCTAGTAGGATGAGAGGGGGCATGGAATATTGAGAGTAGTTATGGATAGAGAATGTTGATCTCTGGAGGAGCTTACCTCTGGGCAGTAGGAATTTTGATTCCTCTGTATTTTCCTTTTTACGTTATCATAATACACATTGCTATTCCCAATTGTTCCTATCTTTTACTGCTAAATTGTTATTCCCTGATTGTGGTTCCTAACAATCTGTAAGGGCAGAGCTATCCCTGACTAGTACTGACCAGATAGTAAACCCTCCTTGAAGTGGAGATATGATAAGAGGATTGATCAATGGATTAGCTAGTGGGCCCATAGGACAAGTTATCTTAATATTTATTGGTTTATGATTCAGTTGAAATGTGCTGATTTTTTGTTATAATGAAAATTGAATGCTAAACTGACAGAGATGTTTGTGCTGATTGAAATTTATTCCCCACTTGGATTATTGAAATATGTTACCATGAAATTTACTGTTATAAACTCTTCCTTACTGAGAATTGGATATTTGATTGTATTCTCACCCCTATGTGTTTTGTGTGTATTTTGTTAATCTTTTTAAGGTTAGAGAAATCTTAGAAAAAATCTCATGCACTTtgcttaataaaataatctagtTGTACTAGTAAGGGTGTCACGATGCTTATGTTTTAAGTAGATAAATTCATAGAGATTGTAACATAATTTTGTGCCATCTTTCAGGACAATGGAGAAGTCCACTCCCAAAGAACTTGAATCAAAGGTTCCTCCGAAAGACATTCCTAAGGAGGACAAACATTAATGTTTATGAAGGTGATGCTGATGTTACTGCTGTAATTTTGTGTTTCTCTTATTGTCTTTGAATGGATACATGTTTTTGTGTCTTTTACTAGAATGATTTCTTGATCACTGTCTGTTCATATTACTCTTGAATGGCCCTTgtattagtacatatatattTAGCAATAAAATGACATGACAATTTTGGTTATTACGCattccagttttttttttattgttttttttttgcatatttgcATGATTTGACTGTAACTTGGATTTAAAATTGTTCACTCTGGTTTGCAACTTTTTTTGCCACTACCGCCCGGTTTTAACTGAAAAGCTTAAATCGTTCAAGGAAAATCCTTTTTCTCTGGCCTATATCTAAATTTGTCTTATTTTatcctctatttttcttttgctatGGTGGAATGGGGTGTGAATGACAAAGATTTTCAGTTGGATAAAAAAACTCAtcgttaaattaaaaattgaaaattgaaaattgactaTAGATTCAATTGTAGTTTGTGTTCTTAAAGTTTTATAATGtcctcttcaaaaaaaaaagttttataatgTAGCAAATTTTGCTCTCAAAAAACATTGTGAATTTTGCCCCATAATTAACTTTGTGAATTTTGCTCCCACGTAAAAACCAGTcacaattaaagaaaaaatcatcacaaaattgtttgaattgtgatgttttaaaagaaaaattgtcacTAAATATCATAATTGTGACAATTTTTCTATCTGGGGGCAAAATtcgtggaaaaaaaaattgggagaCAATTTACAACATTGTGAAACTTTggggtaaaaaaaaacaatttagtctaattatatctataaaattatattttagtctaaaattattcttattgttgtttaattttgacttAATCTATGTAATGTAGTTATAATTTAACGTTTGATCAATGCGGAGCTGGACAAGTCAAACCCATGTCTGTTCTCTTGTTATATTTATGTAGGTTTgtgcatgtgtttttttttttagaaaaattgaaataggtttgttgtttaaaatttttaattaggtcctaattatttatagtaaaaattGCACGCCTGATTGTTTTACAGGGAccctgttaaaaaaatatactattgggaactatttgaattttctcataaAGTGCAGGGACATAACAGAGTTTAACCTTTATGATTCTTGAGATGTCGTCattctatttaattatttttttaatagccattttgaaagaaaaaaaattatttggggGCTCAAATGGGAAATGATCAACCTCCCCCAAAAAATTCAAGGATTCTACAGAATTTTGGAGAAAAATCAGTAGATGGTGATGAATTGTAAATAGACTTGTTGACTTATGCAATGGGTTTAGGgcttatgattattatttattgcCTTATGGGATAAGAATAGTGTTAGGATTGAGAATTTGATTTATGCAAGGAATTATTTATGCAATACAAGGACCTAGGGAAAGGGAAATAGGCTGAGTTGGAGATCGCAACTCCCACCTAATGCCACGTGAGTTGCGACTCATTGGCATGGATTTGgtcttttatatttatactgTGATGTTTTGAAGATTTATAAATTGGAGAATCTGTTTCGACACTAATTTGCAATTATAAACGGTTATAGATTTTCTTATGAATGCTTTATATTATGCCCCCCCTCTCCCTCCTCTTCATCGGTTTTTGCcgcaatatttattttttcattggctaaatattattatttttggtccattatattttaatatttttttactttattacattaattttaattttagttttttatgtttttaaaagtttaattttaattttttcttttattttcggCAAGAAACGCTAGTATTTtgtcaatattttaaattttaaaattattaattaatttagttttcattattttacttaatatttAGTGTTACATCAAAATTTAACATCATTGCGTCCTGTTTTATGAGTGAGTTAGGTTTGGACCGTACTTAACATCATTAAGTTGGtggtcttaatttttttttctagagttGGTTTACGTCTTGAAGAATTGTTCAACCTCAGCGGCATGGAGGTTTTCGTAAACCCGCTAAAATAGTCATAATCTTGATAAAATGTAGTATTACAAAAatgcataacatttttttttctttctgtgaACATGGTTAGTTTAATTGCTACTACTACGGTCTACGGGGTGCATGCAATTATGTAATCGATTGGTTTCCTTCTAGGATTAAAAAATGGTTATTTGGACTTGAGAACGACATGGAGTTGTATCTAGCTCTAATTAGATACGTCTTGACTTTTTGAACATGACCCAATAGGAATGGGAATATGCTTTCAATTATTCATACGTTCTAATCTATATTTATTGTGGCAATTCATTGTTGGAACAGGAATgtgttttagtttaattttaatgttgCACGCATTAGTTAATTGTTTGATTATATCGatgattttctaaaaaaagattatatcGATAATTATATGATGTGTTAAacttattaattaatgtaataattattagTGCGATGGCACAATATTTTTacgtaaaaatcaaaattgatccGTTATAATTAGCTGTAATTTTCAAATGCGTaggatatttttttcatttctataaaaaaaatgatattttcataaaattaattattagaaacaTAAATTTTTCACCGTTAAAAATTGTATCaggtcttttaaaaaaaatgagtcaaAGGATCATTATAATTGACGGGGCCAAAGATtttaaagtttatataaaaatgttaatgatgataattttttttataaaaaaaaaactgaatattTCCGTTTATCTCCCTAAGTTTCACTCCTATTTACATCTAATCAAACAGTTACAatcctgaaaaaagaaaacagtttaaattattgaaaaaactGTAAATTTATCAGTTTCTTGATTCTCTGGCTATAGTGAGGAGGTGGTAAACGAAGGACAAGTCTCTGTCAATCTACATAAAAAGTTGACATAAGTTAATCTGTGTTAATTTGACcatattgattgaaatttgcaaaaaaaaaatatggaatactTTAATCTTTATTTCCCTTTTTGTGGCCAGTCTTACCCCATGAATAGAGAACCTAACTAACATTGtttcaaagaaagaaagaaagaaagaaatagataaaGACAATTAGTCTCTTTCGTATTTTAACAGCGACATAATCGAAGATAAATGCCAAtgattattcttttctttcctaataataataataaaaggggATAGTTACCAATACTATgttttaacatatatttattattaattaaaatttattaaaaattacttaaagttACAAAATCATGAAAGAGACTGATTAAGTTACAAAAATTTCACAAGAAAAAAGTcactgacaaaaaaaatataattttaaataaatttcaatcaacaatattaaatgtatttaaaagagtgtgtttcttgtatttttcttattacaATATTATAAGGTCAAACTAATGTTCATATTCTTTGGTCTAATATACTCTTTGCTAGTATTTACAAGTCTGGTATGtagattataataaattttaacaactaATAAAGTATGTTAGAAAGtatattattaactttattatatttttgggaatcacattttcagaaattttatgtttttggaaatattattttcataaacatTTGATTGTCatttggtattttttaaaaattaaaatttatttaaataaaaaattgaaaaataaaagttaaaaaagaaatgtGAAAGAATGGAGTGGAGATAAGTAGTTATTTAGAAAAAGTAAAATCTATtttcatgaatttaattaaaaatttgaaaaataaggtaaaaaaaagaaatatggaataatAGAGTAGAGAtaggtaactttttttttagaaattcaaaaTACCAGAAATTTACAACTCACCTACATTAGAGATAGGTAACTATtttcatgaatttaattaaaaatttgaaaaataaagtgaaaaagaaatatggaataatGGAGTAGAGATAAGTAATTGTTTTTAAGAAATTGAACATTGATATTAGAAATTTATAAGTCATATATTATTCAATCAACTAAGTTAAATCctcttagaataaaaataaataattatattaaaatacctaatataataaatgtgaatattttatattcttaaaaatcaatatttaagaatatcTTTCAAAACTTATACCATGAGAATGTGATATTCTAAGTTCacttaaaattgtattttaatatgttggaaaaaaaaagtataaaattacatttagtaatgatattttttctcttagacaactactaattaattataacctATTTGTTGAAAACTACAATAGCCAATATCCTGATCCCGGCAACAATGATTGCTTGCCACATATATCAAGCAAAATGAAATATTACAGTTCAGACAGGCATATGAGAGTGAAAGATGTCAAATCAACAATTTTCTAGCTGTTGGTCCTTGTCCTAGCTTGCAGCATCCTGTTTTCCAGACTCATCAAGGAAACATTAGACATGCTGTGAATATATTTAGAGTGACTTTAAAGAATAATGTGGGATGATTCAAAGGCACCTCAGAGGAGATAAAGTGTTggaattattttgttaattcaaAACACCAATGTTATTGGACATACAGTGTTACCACTaaccttttttttcaaactccATCATGCTAAGGAGACATAGGCTATCTGAATGATCATTTGGTTCTGATTTCTTTCTAAAAGTCGACACCATTAGCCACCTTTCATCCACCCAACACAAAAAAAGGTGTTGACCCTACTTCAACTTGGTTGATTTTTTCGTGCATATTTCTTCTTTGGTCAATAATATCCAAACAATGCATAATAGGTCTAGATATTTCATTCCCTCGCGGATGTCACTGCTTCCTCTTTTTTATCCTAAGCATTTAATTTGTAACATTTCAATTATCCTCACTCCCAAATCCTCTTGATtttgttataatatatcgaAGGTAGGCAATAACCATCTTGCTTAAGTCAAACTCTAATTATTAAATCGACTTAAAATGATAGGTTCgatcaaaataataacaatcaaGCCTTGTCTTATTAGGTGGGATTATCTATCATGGACCATTTATCTAATCATGAA encodes the following:
- the LOC114399336 gene encoding uncharacterized protein LOC114399336, whose translation is MGLTNFVLTVAGVSAVVLLLRSDVKQSASIFRRNVKHIRNWLEEESAASSKTMEKSTPKELESKVPPKDIPKEDKH